In Arsenicicoccus sp. oral taxon 190, the following are encoded in one genomic region:
- a CDS encoding nitric-oxide reductase large subunit, with amino-acid sequence MSLKEPRTTGATVERGHVSRRDKRWWIALICVVLGSFGVLLWMGKQIDTNKPPIPAHVVAADGRELFTGDDIIHGQQVWQSLGGQEIGSVWGHGAYVAPDWTADWLHREATTLLDQWARQEGGTTYDKATVERQGALQARLKQELRTNTYDARTGTVTLSGARAHVFDTNAAHYTAMFAGGHVHYAIPKGTLTDAADAKDMMAFFWWTSWSASTDAPGKTVTYTQNWPHEPLIDNVPPADNVLWSIVSFILLLAGIAGMVWYHQAHDAEDRDEDHVRSIPSKDPLLGYRATPSQRATLKYFFVVGLLFMLQIACGIIGAHYGVEGGALFGIPIDQVLPYAVVRTWHTQLGIFWIATAWLATGLYVAPAVGGREPRLQRLGVNVLFGALLVVVLGSMAGEWLSIMGKMGHGNALNFWLGTQGYEYVDLGRAFQIGLFVGLFLWFALMWRGLAPALRRAKATGAGLDPSAEAPLASGTQRSLTAMLLMSCLAIAGFYGAAFGVGHSTHLSIAEYWRWWVVHLWVEGFFEVFATTVIAFLFARLGLIRAATATTSVVSSTTIFLAGGIIGTAHHLYFTGSPSPVLALGAVFSALEVVPLALVGFEAFRNLRLLRVREWVAGYKWAIYFFVSVSFWNMLGAGVFGFLINPPISLFYVQGLNLTPLHGHTALFGVYGMLGIGLMLFCIRSLMPGREWNDRPIKWGFWLLNGGLLAMAVISLLPLGLAQAWASVQHGLWYARSEEFLYTPVLTVVRWLRVPGDVIFSLGALAIGVFMVGLLTGHSLRGRADDVEAGEVLSADKEPALHE; translated from the coding sequence ATGAGCCTCAAAGAACCTCGAACCACCGGGGCGACCGTCGAGCGCGGTCACGTCTCGCGCCGCGACAAGCGGTGGTGGATCGCCCTGATCTGCGTCGTGCTCGGGTCCTTCGGCGTGCTGCTGTGGATGGGCAAGCAGATCGACACCAACAAGCCGCCGATCCCCGCGCACGTGGTCGCCGCCGACGGCAGGGAGCTCTTCACCGGCGACGACATCATCCACGGCCAGCAGGTCTGGCAGTCCCTCGGTGGCCAGGAGATCGGGTCGGTGTGGGGCCACGGCGCCTACGTCGCGCCCGACTGGACCGCCGACTGGCTCCACCGCGAGGCCACGACCTTGCTCGACCAGTGGGCCCGCCAGGAGGGCGGGACCACCTACGACAAGGCCACCGTGGAGCGCCAGGGCGCCCTGCAGGCCCGGCTCAAGCAGGAGCTGCGCACCAACACCTACGACGCCCGGACCGGCACGGTCACCCTGTCCGGCGCGCGAGCGCACGTCTTCGACACCAACGCCGCCCACTACACCGCGATGTTCGCGGGCGGCCACGTCCACTACGCCATCCCCAAGGGCACCCTCACCGACGCCGCCGACGCCAAGGACATGATGGCGTTCTTCTGGTGGACCAGCTGGTCGGCGTCGACGGACGCGCCGGGCAAGACCGTCACCTACACCCAGAACTGGCCCCACGAGCCGCTCATCGACAACGTCCCGCCGGCCGACAACGTCCTGTGGAGCATCGTCAGCTTCATCCTGCTGCTCGCCGGGATCGCCGGGATGGTGTGGTACCACCAGGCGCACGACGCCGAGGACCGCGACGAGGACCACGTCCGGTCGATCCCCAGCAAGGACCCGCTCCTCGGATACCGCGCCACCCCCTCCCAGCGCGCCACGCTCAAGTACTTCTTCGTCGTCGGGCTGCTCTTCATGCTGCAGATCGCCTGCGGCATCATCGGCGCGCACTACGGCGTCGAGGGGGGCGCGCTGTTCGGCATACCGATCGACCAGGTCCTGCCCTATGCCGTGGTGCGCACCTGGCACACCCAGCTCGGCATCTTCTGGATCGCCACCGCGTGGCTCGCCACGGGGCTCTACGTCGCGCCCGCCGTGGGTGGCCGTGAGCCGCGGCTGCAGCGCCTCGGCGTCAACGTGCTCTTCGGCGCGCTCCTGGTCGTGGTGCTCGGCTCGATGGCCGGTGAGTGGCTGTCGATCATGGGCAAGATGGGCCACGGCAACGCGCTCAACTTCTGGCTCGGCACGCAGGGATACGAGTATGTCGACCTCGGCCGCGCCTTCCAGATCGGGCTCTTCGTGGGGCTGTTCCTGTGGTTCGCGCTGATGTGGCGGGGCCTGGCACCGGCGCTGCGGCGCGCCAAGGCCACGGGCGCCGGCCTGGACCCGAGCGCCGAGGCACCCCTCGCGTCCGGCACCCAGCGCTCGCTGACTGCCATGCTGCTGATGAGCTGCCTGGCCATCGCCGGGTTCTACGGCGCGGCCTTCGGCGTCGGCCACTCCACGCACCTGTCCATCGCGGAGTACTGGCGCTGGTGGGTCGTGCACCTGTGGGTCGAGGGGTTCTTCGAGGTCTTCGCCACCACCGTGATCGCCTTCCTCTTCGCCCGGCTCGGGCTGATCCGCGCGGCGACGGCCACCACCTCGGTCGTGTCCTCGACCACGATCTTCCTCGCCGGCGGGATCATCGGCACCGCGCACCACCTCTACTTCACGGGCTCGCCGTCGCCGGTGCTCGCCCTGGGCGCCGTCTTCAGCGCGCTCGAGGTCGTGCCGCTGGCGCTGGTCGGCTTCGAGGCCTTCCGTAACCTGCGGCTGCTGCGCGTGCGGGAGTGGGTGGCCGGCTACAAGTGGGCGATCTACTTCTTCGTGTCCGTGTCGTTCTGGAACATGCTGGGAGCCGGCGTCTTCGGCTTCCTCATCAACCCGCCGATCTCGCTGTTCTACGTGCAGGGCCTCAACCTGACGCCGCTGCACGGCCACACCGCGCTGTTCGGGGTCTACGGCATGCTCGGCATCGGCCTGATGCTCTTCTGCATCCGCTCGCTGATGCCCGGCCGCGAGTGGAACGACCGCCCGATCAAGTGGGGCTTCTGGCTGCTCAACGGCGGGCTCCTCGCCATGGCCGTCATCTCGCTGCTGCCGCTCGGGCTGGCCCAGGCGTGGGCGTCGGTGCAGCACGGCCTCT
- a CDS encoding NUDIX hydrolase, with the protein MLTPHPAISGGVITVAAVVVRDPGGRLLTVRKAGTERFMLPGGKLEPGEAPAVTAAREAQEEVGLVVHPESLVLVGDFTTDAANEPGHLVRCWTYAAPPAFRAAEPVAAAAEIAEIRWLDPAGALPPDLAPLLTEAVVPALLAAGEGGGADGADGADGADGADGEARRVGPGDAGRGGPGDAGRGGPDDGALRGASPA; encoded by the coding sequence ATGCTCACACCCCACCCGGCGATCTCCGGCGGGGTCATCACAGTGGCAGCGGTGGTGGTGCGCGACCCGGGCGGCCGGCTGCTGACGGTGCGCAAGGCGGGGACCGAGCGGTTCATGCTGCCAGGGGGCAAGCTCGAGCCCGGCGAAGCCCCGGCGGTGACCGCGGCCCGCGAGGCGCAGGAAGAGGTCGGCCTCGTCGTCCACCCCGAGTCCCTCGTGCTGGTGGGCGATTTCACCACCGACGCCGCCAACGAGCCGGGTCACCTGGTCCGCTGCTGGACGTATGCCGCTCCCCCCGCCTTCCGTGCCGCCGAGCCGGTGGCGGCTGCGGCCGAGATCGCCGAGATCCGGTGGCTCGACCCGGCGGGGGCGTTGCCGCCGGACCTGGCGCCGCTGCTGACCGAGGCGGTGGTGCCGGCGCTGCTGGCGGCGGGTGAGGGCGGGGGTGCCGATGGGGCCGATGGGGCCGATGGGGCCGATGGGGCCGATGGTGAAGCCCGGCGCGTGGGCCCCGGCGACGCGGGGCGTGGGGGACCCGGTGACGCGGGGCGTGGGGGCCCCGATGACGGGGCGCTCCGAGGAGCCTCGCCGGCGTGA
- the hrpB gene encoding ATP-dependent helicase HrpB gives MTAQPPFDLDRIGVGLPFATAVPLLQDAMAGGVAVVQAPPGTGKTTLVPPAVANHVGALATSPGTGRRSDDRAPGRVVVVQPRRVAARAAAARLATLTGTPLGQRVGYTVRGERRCDATALVEVVTPGILLRRLLADAAIPGVAAVILDEVHERGLETDLLVGLLTDLRQLREDLVLVAMSATVDAAAFAGLLGGDEAAPVVDCPSALHPVAVTWRPAGGGAARTDARGVRREFLTHVAQVTAEAYASAVAAHPAVDALVFLPGAWEVGEVARRLREITRGTTVLELHGQVGPREQDRAVGGREPGDPPRIIVSTSLAESSLTVPGVRLVVDAGLAREPRRDTGRGMSGLVTVTCSRASADQRAGRAGRLGPGAVVRCYDEATYAAMPAHVTPQIATSDLTDALLTLACWGTPRGAGLRLPAPPPAVAVRAGEATLRELGAVDEAGQVTAQGRALSRIPVSARLARSLAVGSSLVGPQLAAEVVAAVSEDLRSPGADLTALLRELRSGDLGHQSGRWRAEARRLARLVPEVGPGVRAGQETGAAGTGRNGLGAAALGTAYGVGLVVALAGPHRVARRVGDTWLLASGTRAALPQGSSLQHEEWLAVADVARATGPATAGTGAVIRAAAPLDQDTAELAAAHLLVQEVRAELVGGRVRAREVRALGAIELSSTPVSAKAGGGRGAAPGPEAAAVHDAVRDAVRNAVQDKGIDVFTWSPAAAALRDRLALLHAHLGEPWPDVSDPALARRLDEWLGPEIDALARGLAADRVDLTEPLRRLLPWPEAARLDELAPERLTVASGSQVRISYPPYDEPTARPTVQVKLQECFGWAATPTVADGRVPITFHLLSPARRPVAITDDLRSFWDGPYQQVRAELRGRYPKHPWPEDPWSATATARTTRRR, from the coding sequence GTGACGGCCCAGCCACCCTTCGACCTGGACCGGATCGGCGTCGGGCTGCCTTTCGCGACCGCGGTGCCGCTGCTGCAGGACGCGATGGCCGGCGGGGTCGCCGTGGTGCAGGCACCGCCCGGCACCGGCAAGACGACGCTGGTGCCGCCCGCGGTGGCCAACCACGTGGGCGCCCTCGCGACCAGCCCGGGGACGGGTCGTCGATCGGACGACCGGGCGCCCGGCCGCGTCGTCGTGGTGCAGCCCCGCCGGGTGGCGGCCCGTGCCGCTGCGGCCCGCCTCGCGACGCTGACGGGGACCCCGCTCGGACAGCGGGTGGGCTACACCGTCCGGGGCGAACGTCGCTGCGACGCAACTGCCCTCGTCGAGGTCGTGACCCCGGGGATCCTGCTGCGCCGGCTCCTGGCGGACGCCGCCATACCGGGCGTGGCCGCGGTGATCCTGGACGAGGTCCACGAGCGGGGGTTGGAGACGGATCTGCTGGTCGGGCTGCTGACGGACCTGCGGCAGCTGCGCGAGGACCTCGTGCTGGTCGCGATGTCCGCGACGGTGGATGCGGCGGCGTTCGCGGGGCTGCTCGGTGGCGACGAGGCGGCCCCGGTCGTGGACTGCCCGTCGGCGCTGCACCCGGTGGCGGTGACGTGGCGACCGGCAGGCGGTGGCGCGGCGCGCACCGACGCGCGCGGGGTGCGCCGGGAGTTCCTCACGCACGTGGCGCAGGTGACCGCCGAGGCGTACGCCTCGGCGGTGGCGGCCCACCCGGCGGTCGACGCGTTGGTCTTCCTGCCCGGCGCGTGGGAGGTCGGCGAGGTGGCGCGTCGCCTCCGCGAGATCACACGTGGCACAACGGTGCTGGAGCTGCACGGCCAGGTCGGGCCGCGGGAGCAGGACCGAGCGGTCGGTGGCCGCGAACCGGGTGACCCACCGCGGATCATCGTCTCGACCTCGCTCGCCGAGTCCTCGCTCACCGTCCCCGGCGTCCGGCTCGTCGTCGACGCGGGCCTGGCGCGCGAGCCGCGCCGCGACACCGGGCGCGGCATGTCCGGCCTGGTCACGGTGACGTGCTCGCGCGCCTCGGCCGACCAGCGCGCCGGTCGCGCCGGGCGGCTGGGGCCGGGCGCCGTGGTCCGCTGCTACGACGAGGCCACGTATGCCGCCATGCCCGCTCACGTCACCCCCCAGATCGCGACCAGCGACCTGACGGACGCGCTGCTGACGCTGGCGTGCTGGGGCACCCCGCGCGGCGCCGGGCTCCGGCTGCCTGCGCCCCCACCCGCGGTCGCGGTGCGGGCCGGCGAGGCGACGCTGCGCGAGCTGGGCGCCGTCGACGAGGCCGGCCAGGTGACCGCGCAGGGCCGCGCACTGTCGAGGATCCCGGTGAGCGCCAGGCTCGCTCGTAGCCTCGCCGTCGGATCCAGCCTGGTGGGGCCGCAGCTCGCCGCGGAGGTGGTGGCCGCCGTCTCCGAAGACCTGCGGTCCCCGGGGGCCGACCTGACCGCGCTGCTGCGGGAGCTGCGGTCGGGCGACCTCGGGCACCAGTCGGGTCGGTGGCGCGCCGAGGCCCGCCGTCTGGCCCGACTGGTGCCCGAGGTCGGCCCGGGCGTGCGGGCGGGTCAGGAGACCGGCGCGGCAGGGACGGGCAGGAACGGTCTCGGTGCGGCGGCGCTCGGCACGGCCTACGGCGTCGGGCTGGTCGTGGCGCTAGCCGGCCCGCATCGCGTGGCGCGCCGCGTCGGCGACACCTGGCTGCTGGCGAGCGGCACGAGAGCCGCGCTTCCGCAGGGCAGCTCGCTGCAGCACGAGGAGTGGCTGGCCGTCGCGGACGTGGCCCGCGCGACGGGCCCTGCCACGGCCGGGACCGGTGCCGTGATCCGAGCCGCGGCACCGCTCGACCAGGACACGGCCGAGCTGGCCGCAGCGCACCTCCTCGTGCAGGAGGTCCGCGCCGAGCTCGTCGGAGGCCGGGTGCGGGCCCGGGAGGTGCGCGCCCTCGGGGCCATCGAGCTGTCGTCGACCCCGGTGAGCGCCAAGGCAGGTGGCGGACGTGGGGCTGCGCCCGGCCCGGAGGCTGCTGCCGTGCACGACGCGGTCCGCGATGCCGTGCGGAACGCGGTGCAGGACAAGGGGATCGACGTCTTCACCTGGTCCCCGGCTGCCGCCGCGCTGCGAGATCGCCTGGCGCTGCTGCACGCCCACCTCGGCGAGCCGTGGCCGGACGTGTCCGACCCGGCGCTGGCGCGCCGCCTGGACGAGTGGCTCGGCCCCGAGATCGACGCCCTGGCACGGGGTCTGGCGGCCGACCGGGTCGACCTGACCGAGCCCCTGCGCCGGTTGCTGCCGTGGCCGGAGGCGGCCCGGCTCGACGAGCTCGCCCCGGAGCGGCTGACGGTGGCCAGCGGCTCGCAGGTGCGCATCAGCTACCCGCCATACGACGAACCGACCGCACGCCCGACGGTGCAGGTCAAGCTGCAGGAGTGCTTCGGGTGGGCGGCGACGCCCACGGTGGCCGACGGGCGGGTGCCCATCACCTTCCACCTGCTGTCGCCGGCCCGGCGACCGGTCGCGATCACCGACGACCTGCGGTCGTTCTGGGATGGGCCCTATCAGCAGGTGCGGGCCGAGCTGCGCGGCCGCTACCCCAAGCACCCCTGGCCGGAGGACCCGTGGTCGGCGACGGCCACGGCCCGCACCACACGGCGCCGGTGA
- a CDS encoding LPXTG cell wall anchor domain-containing protein translates to MARSTQSRQQAVVASFIAPLIVQLWIFGQLIRTGSDPIWLVLLGAAMASLVGAALWTTRQVRRDAQPARG, encoded by the coding sequence ATGGCTCGCTCCACGCAGTCCCGCCAGCAGGCCGTCGTCGCCAGCTTCATCGCTCCGCTGATCGTGCAGCTGTGGATCTTTGGTCAGCTGATCCGCACCGGCTCCGACCCGATCTGGCTGGTGCTCCTGGGCGCCGCCATGGCGAGCCTGGTCGGCGCCGCCCTCTGGACGACCCGGCAGGTGCGGCGGGACGCGCAGCCCGCTCGCGGCTGA
- a CDS encoding MFS transporter, which translates to MWCGLVLGPIGDRIGRQRTLALTMIMMSLATAAIGLLPTSAQVGSWAFVGLLVCRMVQGFSTGGEYAGATTFVSEYAPDARRGFLASILDVGSYLGFAVGAGVVALCQVTLGEQTMLGWGWRVPFLLALPLGAVAMYFRLKIEEPPTFVQAQEVDTEALDVDESQTRLGVRGILRHHWRAILIAIALVGATNTAGYSLTSYMPSYLETTHGYTAVQSSLATIPALVALSAAVPFVGRLSDRIGRKPVYAIAVISAIVLTVPAYLMMANRSLVAIAMAMLAFSVLFYIAISASALPALFPTASRYGAMAIAYNVSVSLFGGTAPMIGELLIRLTGVTIAPAFYTILFAVLGGIALLTMKETARRPLPGSMPTVASPQEARELVATQDDNPDLDTSELPFEQHDATRQEHDGTARA; encoded by the coding sequence ATGTGGTGTGGCCTGGTGCTCGGCCCGATCGGGGACCGCATCGGCCGGCAGCGCACCCTCGCGCTGACCATGATCATGATGTCGCTCGCCACCGCCGCCATCGGCCTGCTGCCCACGAGCGCGCAGGTCGGCAGCTGGGCGTTCGTCGGGTTGCTGGTGTGCCGGATGGTGCAGGGCTTCTCCACCGGTGGCGAGTATGCCGGAGCCACCACCTTCGTCTCGGAGTACGCCCCGGACGCGCGCCGCGGCTTCCTCGCGAGCATCCTCGACGTGGGCTCCTACCTCGGCTTCGCGGTCGGCGCCGGCGTCGTGGCCCTGTGCCAGGTCACCCTGGGCGAGCAGACCATGCTCGGCTGGGGCTGGCGGGTGCCCTTCCTGCTGGCGCTGCCGCTCGGCGCCGTGGCCATGTACTTCCGGCTCAAGATCGAGGAGCCGCCGACCTTCGTGCAGGCCCAGGAGGTCGACACCGAGGCGCTGGACGTCGACGAGTCGCAGACCCGCCTCGGCGTGCGCGGCATCCTGCGCCACCACTGGCGCGCGATCCTCATCGCGATCGCCCTGGTCGGCGCCACCAACACGGCCGGCTACTCGCTGACCTCCTACATGCCGTCCTACCTCGAGACCACCCACGGCTACACCGCCGTGCAGTCCTCGCTGGCGACGATCCCGGCGCTCGTGGCGCTGTCCGCGGCCGTGCCCTTCGTCGGGCGGCTGTCGGACCGGATCGGCCGCAAGCCGGTCTACGCCATCGCCGTGATCTCCGCGATCGTGCTGACCGTCCCGGCCTACCTCATGATGGCCAACCGCTCGCTGGTCGCTATCGCCATGGCGATGCTGGCGTTCTCGGTGCTGTTCTACATCGCCATCTCCGCCTCGGCGCTCCCCGCGTTGTTCCCGACCGCGTCGCGCTACGGCGCCATGGCGATCGCCTACAACGTGTCGGTCTCCCTCTTCGGCGGCACCGCCCCCATGATCGGCGAGCTCCTCATCCGCCTCACGGGCGTCACCATCGCGCCGGCGTTCTACACCATCCTCTTCGCCGTGCTGGGCGGCATCGCCCTGCTCACCATGAAGGAGACGGCACGCCGACCGCTGCCCGGCTCGATGCCGACCGTGGCCTCGCCGCAGGAGGCGCGCGAGCTCGTCGCGACCCAGGACGACAACCCCGACCTGGACACCAGCGAGCTGCCCTTCGAGCAGCACGACGCCACGCGCCAGGAGCACGACGGGACGGCTCGCGCCTGA
- a CDS encoding DUF3817 domain-containing protein: MSPRLLYRRLARAEVVTWTLLIIGMVLKYATRTTELGVRVGGLVHGVVFLAYALVTVVVAVDRRWPAGTTVLGLVSAVVPYATVPFESYAERRRLLTDRWRLAPGGAPRGDASGGDAPRTLPERVVAAGLARPLAAVLVAVVVVAVVTAVLLWLGPPVPQR; the protein is encoded by the coding sequence GTGAGCCCCCGCCTGCTCTACCGCCGCCTCGCCCGGGCCGAGGTGGTCACCTGGACGCTGCTGATCATCGGCATGGTCCTCAAGTACGCCACGCGCACCACCGAGCTGGGGGTGCGCGTCGGCGGCCTGGTCCACGGCGTGGTCTTCCTCGCCTACGCCCTGGTCACGGTCGTGGTCGCGGTCGACCGGCGCTGGCCGGCCGGCACGACGGTCCTCGGGTTGGTCTCCGCCGTGGTGCCCTACGCCACCGTGCCGTTCGAGTCGTATGCCGAGCGCCGCCGCCTGCTCACCGACCGCTGGCGCCTGGCCCCGGGCGGCGCCCCGCGCGGCGATGCCTCGGGCGGTGATGCGCCGCGCACGCTCCCGGAGCGCGTCGTCGCCGCCGGCCTGGCTCGCCCGCTGGCGGCCGTCCTCGTGGCGGTGGTCGTCGTCGCCGTAGTCACGGCCGTGCTGCTGTGGCTCGGCCCGCCGGTCCCGCAGCGCTGA
- a CDS encoding ROK family protein, with protein sequence MTTQRRTVAGIEMGGTKVVCALAGEPQDLRARTVIPTTTPQETLEAVAAWLDEQIAAGEGIEALGVASFGPVCLDAEDAAYGSITSTPKPGWQDTDVLGFLQERYDLPVGWDTDVNGAALAEQRWGAGQGVGSVVYLTVGTGIGGGAVLEGRPVHGLLHPEMGHILVEPHPDDDYEGRCPFHGRCAEGMASGPAFADRYGTRLELLDPDRQAEAGRLAGFYVGQVLAALVLVLAPQRIVVGGGVPHLPGMLDATREALVERLGGYIRRPEITERAGEFVVTPGLGDDAGVLGAVALGLDGLQPAGRDGR encoded by the coding sequence ATGACGACGCAACGACGCACCGTGGCGGGGATCGAGATGGGGGGCACCAAGGTCGTGTGCGCCCTCGCCGGGGAGCCGCAGGACCTGCGCGCCCGCACCGTGATCCCCACGACCACCCCGCAGGAGACGCTCGAGGCGGTCGCGGCGTGGCTCGACGAGCAGATCGCGGCGGGGGAGGGCATCGAGGCGCTCGGGGTCGCGTCGTTCGGGCCGGTGTGCCTGGACGCCGAGGACGCGGCATACGGCTCGATCACGTCCACGCCCAAGCCGGGCTGGCAGGACACGGACGTGCTCGGCTTCCTGCAGGAGAGGTACGACCTGCCCGTGGGATGGGACACCGACGTCAACGGCGCGGCGCTGGCCGAGCAGCGATGGGGCGCCGGGCAGGGCGTCGGGTCCGTCGTCTACCTCACCGTCGGGACCGGGATCGGCGGCGGCGCGGTGCTCGAGGGGCGGCCCGTCCACGGCCTCCTCCACCCCGAGATGGGGCACATCCTCGTCGAGCCTCACCCGGACGACGACTACGAGGGCCGTTGCCCCTTCCACGGCCGCTGCGCGGAGGGTATGGCGAGCGGCCCGGCCTTCGCGGACCGCTACGGCACGCGCCTGGAGCTGCTGGACCCGGACCGTCAGGCCGAGGCGGGGCGGCTCGCGGGGTTCTACGTCGGGCAGGTGCTCGCCGCCCTGGTCCTGGTGCTGGCTCCGCAACGGATCGTCGTGGGCGGCGGCGTGCCGCACCTGCCCGGGATGCTGGACGCCACCCGTGAGGCGCTGGTGGAGCGGCTGGGGGGCTACATCCGGCGGCCCGAGATCACCGAGCGGGCAGGCGAGTTCGTGGTGACGCCGGGGCTGGGCGACGACGCGGGGGTGCTCGGGGCCGTGGCGCTCGGGCTCGACGGGCTGCAGCCTGCGGGGCGGGACGGGCGCTGA
- a CDS encoding HAD family hydrolase: MDWTRYDAALFDLDGVLTPTAVVHMRAWSEMFNAFLVGRGITKPYTDEDYFAYVDGKPRYDGVATFLASRGIILPQGEPTDPPGTETVCSLGNSKNDAFRTVLERDGVEPYAGSVQLLDHLAARGTRVAVVSSSQNARPVLAAAGLLERFPVVVDGLVARAEGLPGKPAPDTFLAAAEQLGVPRGRAVVLEDAESGVAAGRAGDFGLVVGVDRGAGVDRLTEAGADLVVADLAELTR; this comes from the coding sequence GTGGACTGGACTCGATACGACGCTGCACTCTTCGACCTCGACGGCGTGCTCACGCCGACGGCGGTCGTGCACATGCGCGCCTGGAGCGAGATGTTCAACGCCTTCCTCGTGGGCCGGGGCATCACCAAGCCCTACACCGACGAGGACTACTTCGCCTACGTCGACGGCAAGCCCCGCTACGACGGGGTCGCGACCTTCCTCGCCTCCCGCGGCATCATCCTGCCCCAGGGCGAGCCCACCGACCCCCCGGGCACCGAGACCGTCTGCAGCCTCGGCAACAGCAAGAACGACGCCTTCCGGACCGTGCTCGAGCGCGACGGCGTGGAGCCGTATGCCGGCTCGGTGCAGCTGCTCGACCACCTTGCGGCCCGGGGCACCCGGGTGGCGGTGGTGTCCTCCTCGCAGAACGCCAGGCCGGTGCTCGCGGCCGCCGGGCTGCTCGAGCGCTTCCCCGTGGTGGTGGACGGCCTCGTCGCCCGGGCGGAAGGCCTGCCCGGCAAGCCGGCCCCCGACACCTTCCTCGCCGCCGCCGAGCAGCTCGGGGTGCCCCGGGGGCGGGCGGTCGTGCTGGAGGACGCCGAGTCCGGGGTCGCGGCGGGTCGCGCCGGGGACTTCGGGCTCGTGGTGGGGGTGGACCGCGGCGCCGGCGTGGACCGGCTGACCGAGGCCGGCGCCGACCTAGTGGTCGCCGACCTGGCGGAGCTGACGCGATGA